From Yersinia hibernica, a single genomic window includes:
- the mepA gene encoding penicillin-insensitive murein endopeptidase translates to MKKWIAGLLALFAISPAMAVTPWQQITHPVAGAAQSIGGFANGCVIGAMPLPLESADYQVMRPDQRRYFGHPDLLNFIHRLSDKAQKNQLGTVLIGDMAMPAGGRFSSGHASHQSGLDVDIWLQLPKQRWSQQQLLKPQPIDLVAVDGKRVVPALWQPQVESLIKLAANDNEVTRIFVNPAIKKQLCLDAGADRTWLHKVRPWFGHRAHMHVRLRCPADSLECLDQDTPPPGDGCGAELESWFQPQQPSAKPGKSLPPPLPPSCQALLDNHFAAE, encoded by the coding sequence ATGAAAAAATGGATCGCGGGCTTATTGGCGCTGTTTGCCATCAGCCCGGCAATGGCTGTGACGCCGTGGCAACAGATTACTCACCCAGTGGCAGGTGCTGCGCAGTCAATTGGCGGATTTGCTAATGGCTGCGTGATTGGTGCGATGCCGTTGCCACTTGAGTCGGCAGATTATCAGGTGATGCGCCCAGATCAGCGCCGTTATTTTGGTCATCCTGATTTGCTCAACTTTATCCACCGCCTGAGTGATAAAGCACAGAAAAATCAGTTGGGTACCGTCTTGATTGGTGATATGGCGATGCCCGCTGGCGGGCGTTTTAGCAGTGGGCATGCCAGCCATCAGTCTGGTTTGGATGTGGATATTTGGCTGCAACTGCCAAAGCAGCGCTGGAGCCAGCAGCAACTGCTAAAACCGCAACCTATTGATTTAGTCGCCGTAGACGGGAAACGCGTAGTGCCAGCATTATGGCAACCGCAAGTTGAAAGCCTGATTAAACTGGCGGCGAATGATAACGAAGTCACACGTATTTTCGTCAATCCGGCGATTAAAAAGCAGCTTTGTCTGGATGCAGGGGCGGATCGCACTTGGTTGCATAAGGTGCGGCCGTGGTTTGGTCATCGCGCCCATATGCATGTGCGTTTACGTTGCCCGGCAGATAGCTTGGAATGTCTGGATCAAGATACCCCACCACCGGGTGATGGGTGTGGCGCGGAATTAGAAAGCTGGTTCCAGCCTCAGCAACCAAGTGCTAAACCGGGTAAAAGCTTACCACCACCATTGCCACCTTCATGTCAGGCTTTGCTGGATAACCATTTCGCTGCGGAATAA
- a CDS encoding carbohydrate porin, with the protein MTIYKKLPLAMAVIAALCPISVLAQETVTTITTEQLNKIVAEAVEKALAERKEKIEAATLQKPSVDVVEKASIPPSPDMAIPYGLKFNAYARYGAHFQAGDQKYVGVDGSYNGSSAIGRLGNEGNGGEFQLSKAFKGDNGAIWDVVVMLDHWGDEVNLKKAYAGVTNLFESQPNAYLWAGRDFHQRPQQGINDYFWMTHDGQGAGIKNLDLGGVQLDAAAVGSVQSCSPQVVADQSNPSRITCTGGSGTGDNGHYALTSKIHGVKLGAIDFELYTNYGFDSKAIESEEKLKAWQTAVVLSHTGENIENKWVTRYSDNSDNSVYNKTDDLRTVYTSLEGTYKFTPQTSVTYLAAFHDYDRSHHNEDNRRNYGVIIRPMHFWNDVHSTWLEAGYQRVDYDTGGDNKGWKLTLSQNISIAMGADFRPMLRFYVTGGEVDNKHTATTTDTEDTRLDSFNIGAMWEAWF; encoded by the coding sequence ATGACAATATATAAAAAACTTCCATTAGCCATGGCGGTTATCGCCGCACTTTGTCCAATTTCTGTATTGGCACAAGAAACAGTGACAACGATAACCACAGAACAATTAAATAAAATAGTTGCTGAAGCCGTGGAAAAAGCACTGGCTGAACGTAAGGAAAAAATAGAGGCTGCAACCCTACAAAAACCTAGCGTAGATGTGGTTGAGAAAGCGTCTATCCCGCCAAGCCCGGATATGGCTATCCCATATGGCCTAAAATTTAATGCATATGCCCGTTATGGTGCGCACTTCCAAGCGGGTGACCAAAAATATGTTGGTGTTGATGGCTCCTATAATGGCTCCTCCGCGATTGGCCGTCTAGGTAATGAGGGCAATGGGGGTGAATTCCAGCTATCCAAAGCCTTTAAGGGCGATAATGGGGCAATATGGGATGTGGTAGTGATGTTGGACCACTGGGGCGACGAAGTTAATCTTAAAAAAGCTTATGCCGGAGTCACCAACCTATTTGAGTCTCAGCCTAATGCTTATTTATGGGCGGGTCGAGATTTTCATCAGCGCCCACAACAAGGCATCAACGACTATTTCTGGATGACCCATGACGGGCAAGGTGCCGGGATAAAGAATCTGGATCTCGGTGGCGTTCAACTTGATGCCGCAGCAGTCGGCTCAGTACAATCATGTAGTCCGCAAGTCGTTGCAGACCAATCTAACCCATCACGCATTACCTGTACCGGCGGCTCGGGCACGGGTGATAACGGCCATTATGCTCTGACATCTAAAATACATGGCGTGAAGTTAGGGGCGATCGATTTTGAACTTTATACCAACTATGGTTTTGATTCTAAAGCTATTGAGAGTGAAGAAAAACTAAAAGCTTGGCAAACAGCCGTTGTGCTTAGCCACACCGGGGAAAACATTGAGAACAAATGGGTTACTCGCTATTCAGACAATTCGGATAATAGTGTCTATAACAAAACCGACGATCTTCGCACTGTTTATACCAGCCTTGAGGGAACCTATAAGTTCACACCTCAAACGTCAGTAACCTACCTTGCTGCATTCCATGATTACGACAGAAGTCATCATAATGAGGACAATCGCCGCAACTACGGGGTGATTATTCGTCCGATGCATTTCTGGAACGATGTACATTCGACCTGGCTTGAAGCCGGTTATCAGCGCGTAGATTATGATACTGGGGGCGATAATAAAGGCTGGAAACTGACCCTATCCCAGAATATTTCTATCGCAATGGGGGCCGACTTCAGGCCAATGCTGCGCTTCTACGTCACCGGGGGCGAAGTCGACAATAAACATACGGCAACCACCACTGACACCGAAGACACTCGTCTTGACTCTTTCAATATCGGAGCAATGTGGGAAGCTTGGTTCTAG
- a CDS encoding elongation factor P hydroxylase, with product MTHDYQQLIDIFNACFSDKYNTQLVKGDDEPIYLPADEQFAYHRVIFAHGYYASAMHEISHWCIAGEERRKLVDFGYWYCPDGRDALTQSQFEVVEIKPQALEWMFCVAAGFPFNVSCDNLEGDCEPDRITFQRKVREQVLWHLENGISPRPAGFIQALQSFYNTPPLAAELFPYPEDLA from the coding sequence ATGACGCATGATTATCAACAACTAATTGACATTTTTAATGCTTGTTTTAGCGATAAATATAATACGCAGCTGGTGAAAGGCGATGATGAGCCGATCTATCTGCCCGCTGATGAGCAGTTTGCTTACCACCGGGTGATTTTCGCCCATGGCTATTATGCCAGTGCGATGCATGAAATTTCTCATTGGTGTATTGCCGGGGAAGAGCGCCGCAAGTTGGTGGATTTTGGCTATTGGTATTGCCCCGATGGGCGTGATGCATTAACTCAGAGCCAGTTTGAAGTGGTCGAGATCAAACCTCAGGCCTTGGAGTGGATGTTTTGTGTCGCGGCGGGTTTCCCTTTCAATGTCAGTTGCGACAATCTGGAGGGGGATTGTGAGCCAGACCGCATCACATTCCAACGTAAAGTACGCGAACAGGTGCTGTGGCATCTGGAAAATGGAATATCCCCACGACCTGCGGGCTTTATTCAGGCGCTACAATCGTTTTACAATACGCCGCCGCTGGCAGCCGAACTTTTCCCTTACCCGGAAGATTTAGCTTAA
- a CDS encoding aspartate/glutamate racemase family protein: MKVLGLIGGMSWESTIPYYRMINQQVKEQLGGLHSAKIILYSVDFHEIEQLQTKGDWQTAGQLLSDAAVSLKRAGAEVIVVCTNTMHKVADDIEAASGLPLLHIADATAVQIKQQGISKIGLLGTRYTMEQDFYRGRLTQQHNIDVVTPNSADREIINRIIYEELCLGIISEVSRQEYRRIIKKLETLGAQGIIFGCTEITLLVNTQDAAVPVFDTTAIHATAAAQYALQP, encoded by the coding sequence ATGAAAGTTTTGGGTCTTATTGGCGGTATGAGTTGGGAATCGACCATTCCCTATTACCGCATGATCAATCAGCAAGTAAAAGAGCAATTAGGCGGACTACACAGCGCCAAAATTATTCTCTACAGCGTAGATTTTCATGAAATTGAGCAACTTCAAACCAAAGGTGATTGGCAAACTGCGGGTCAATTGTTGTCTGATGCTGCCGTTTCATTAAAACGTGCCGGTGCTGAGGTTATCGTGGTGTGCACCAATACCATGCACAAAGTGGCAGATGATATTGAAGCGGCCAGTGGCTTACCTTTGTTGCATATTGCCGATGCTACTGCGGTACAAATTAAGCAGCAAGGGATCAGCAAAATCGGTCTGCTGGGTACCCGCTATACTATGGAGCAAGATTTCTATCGTGGCCGCTTAACTCAGCAGCATAATATTGATGTCGTTACGCCCAATAGTGCGGACCGAGAAATCATAAACCGCATTATTTATGAAGAACTTTGCTTGGGTATTATCAGTGAAGTGTCCCGTCAGGAATATCGCCGAATTATCAAAAAATTAGAAACACTCGGTGCTCAAGGGATTATCTTTGGTTGTACTGAGATTACGCTGCTGGTTAATACACAAGATGCCGCTGTGCCAGTATTTGATACTACAGCAATACACGCCACAGCCGCGGCTCAATATGCACTTCAGCCATAG
- a CDS encoding YfcL family protein, with translation MIAEFETRILAQIDDMVEHASDDDLFAGGYLRGHLTLAVAESEEFGEHTAEQLHARVQTSLDKAIKAGELSPPDQALVLGLWDRLLEQAQLPH, from the coding sequence ATGATCGCAGAGTTTGAAACACGCATCTTGGCGCAGATTGATGACATGGTAGAGCACGCCAGTGATGATGATTTATTTGCTGGTGGCTACCTGCGCGGCCATCTCACGCTAGCAGTGGCTGAATCCGAAGAGTTTGGCGAGCACACCGCCGAGCAGTTACACGCACGAGTGCAGACCAGCCTGGATAAAGCCATCAAAGCCGGTGAACTCTCTCCACCGGATCAGGCTTTGGTATTGGGGCTGTGGGATCGTTTATTAGAACAAGCCCAATTACCACACTGA
- the mnmC gene encoding bifunctional tRNA (5-methylaminomethyl-2-thiouridine)(34)-methyltransferase MnmD/FAD-dependent 5-carboxymethylaminomethyl-2-thiouridine(34) oxidoreductase MnmC, producing MSQTPIQTATLSWNEQGTPVSEQFGDIYFSNEDGLEETHYVFLKGNGFPERFAQHPRDNTIFAETGFGTGLNFLTLWRDFAQFRQQHPTAKLQRLHYISFEKYPLQVADLAAAHARWPELAFFAEQLRAQWPLPLAGCQRILLADGAITLDLWFGDVNTLLPQLDSSLINQVDAWFLDGFAPAKNPDMWNDALFNTMARMARPGGTFATFTAAGFVRRGLQQAGFDVMKVKGFGQKREMLTGTLRQNLSTQPAPWYHRPSATHCDDIAIIGGGIVSALTALALLRRGAKVTLYCTDAQPAQGASGNRQGALYPLLNGKNDALEIFFTSAFTYARRQYDQLLEQGIHFDHQWCGVSQLAFDEKSRGKINKMLQINWPTPLAEAMSREQLSALAGLDCAHDGIHYPAGGWLCPSDLTKALMARAQQHGMTCHYQHELRQLDRVDGLWQLTFQQPLINRQHATVVLAAGHRLPEWQQTQHLPLTAVRGQVSHIPTTPILSQLRQVLCYDGYLTPVNPANQHHCIGASYQRGDATTDFRADEQQENRHRLIRCLPDVSWPQQVDISDNQARCGVRCAIRDHLPMVGAVPDYHATLAQYQDLPRKIQHGEEIALAPVWPELFMVGALGSRGLCSAPLVAEILAAQMFAEPQPLDAATLAALNPNRFWMRKLLKGRPVQHQASPVSG from the coding sequence ATGAGCCAAACCCCAATCCAAACTGCAACCTTGAGCTGGAATGAACAGGGTACACCTGTATCGGAACAATTTGGTGATATCTACTTTTCCAATGAAGATGGGCTGGAAGAGACTCACTACGTTTTTCTCAAGGGGAATGGTTTTCCAGAGCGCTTCGCCCAACACCCGCGTGATAACACTATTTTTGCCGAAACAGGGTTTGGCACCGGGTTGAATTTCCTAACATTATGGCGAGATTTCGCCCAATTTCGCCAGCAACATCCCACTGCTAAACTCCAGCGTTTACATTATATTAGCTTTGAAAAATACCCGCTTCAGGTCGCCGATTTAGCCGCGGCCCATGCCCGTTGGCCGGAGTTGGCCTTTTTTGCCGAACAACTACGCGCCCAATGGCCATTGCCCCTTGCGGGCTGCCAGCGAATTTTACTGGCTGACGGAGCTATCACACTGGATTTATGGTTTGGTGATGTGAACACCCTACTGCCACAGTTAGACTCCAGTTTGATAAATCAGGTCGATGCTTGGTTCCTTGATGGTTTTGCTCCCGCCAAAAACCCTGATATGTGGAATGATGCACTGTTTAATACTATGGCGCGCATGGCGAGGCCGGGGGGCACATTTGCTACTTTCACGGCTGCCGGATTTGTGCGCCGGGGTTTGCAGCAAGCGGGATTTGACGTCATGAAAGTAAAGGGTTTTGGTCAGAAACGCGAAATGTTGACCGGCACTTTGCGACAAAATCTCAGCACCCAACCCGCACCTTGGTATCACCGGCCATCCGCCACCCATTGTGATGATATCGCCATTATCGGTGGAGGAATTGTCAGCGCATTAACCGCATTAGCTTTACTGCGCCGTGGGGCTAAAGTCACACTTTATTGCACCGACGCACAACCAGCCCAAGGCGCATCTGGCAATCGACAAGGCGCGCTTTATCCACTGCTTAACGGCAAAAATGATGCACTAGAAATCTTTTTCACCAGCGCATTTACCTACGCCCGCCGTCAATATGATCAATTGCTTGAGCAAGGTATTCACTTTGATCATCAGTGGTGCGGTGTCAGCCAATTGGCCTTTGATGAGAAAAGCCGTGGCAAGATTAATAAAATGCTGCAAATAAATTGGCCAACACCACTGGCTGAAGCAATGAGTCGCGAGCAACTGAGTGCGCTGGCAGGGTTAGATTGCGCTCATGACGGTATCCATTACCCCGCCGGCGGCTGGCTGTGCCCATCAGACCTGACTAAAGCGCTCATGGCGCGGGCACAACAACATGGCATGACCTGCCACTACCAGCATGAATTGCGCCAACTCGACCGTGTTGATGGATTATGGCAGCTGACATTCCAACAACCGTTGATAAACCGGCAGCATGCCACTGTGGTGCTTGCTGCCGGTCACCGCTTACCCGAGTGGCAACAAACTCAGCATCTCCCCCTAACAGCCGTACGTGGGCAGGTTTCACACATTCCTACTACACCAATACTTAGCCAGCTGCGGCAGGTGCTGTGTTATGACGGTTACCTGACGCCAGTCAATCCGGCTAATCAGCATCACTGTATCGGTGCCAGTTACCAGCGCGGTGATGCAACTACTGATTTTCGTGCCGACGAACAGCAAGAGAATCGGCATCGTCTGATACGTTGCTTACCGGATGTGAGTTGGCCACAACAGGTTGATATCAGTGATAATCAGGCGCGCTGTGGGGTGCGTTGTGCCATTCGTGACCATTTACCGATGGTCGGTGCAGTGCCGGATTACCACGCCACACTGGCGCAATATCAAGATTTGCCACGAAAAATCCAACATGGGGAAGAGATAGCGCTCGCGCCAGTGTGGCCGGAGTTATTTATGGTCGGAGCATTGGGGTCACGCGGTTTGTGCAGTGCGCCATTGGTGGCTGAAATTCTGGCGGCGCAAATGTTTGCTGAACCGCAGCCATTAGATGCCGCCACACTGGCAGCGCTGAATCCTAACCGGTTTTGGATGCGAAAATTGCTGAAAGGCCGGCCAGTGCAGCATCAAGCTTCGCCGGTCTCTGGATAA
- the fabB gene encoding beta-ketoacyl-ACP synthase I, which translates to MKRAVITGLGIVSSIGNNQQEVLASLQEGRSGITFAQEFKDAGMRSHVWGDVKLAAEPKDLIDRKVLRFMSDASIYAYLAMQEAIADSGLTDEQVSNFRSGLVVGSGGGSPRNQVAGSDAMRTPRGLKGVGPYMVTKAMASGVSACLATPFKIKGVNYSISSACATSAHCIGHALELIQLGKQDVVFAGGGEELCWEMACEFDAMGALSTKYNETPAKASRTYDQDRDGFVIAGGGGMVVVEELEHALARGAHIYAEIVGYGATSDGADMVAPSGEGAMRCMKMAMEGVDTPIDYMNVHGTSTPVGDVKELGAIREVFGNNTPAISSTKAMTGHSLGAAGVHEAIFSLLMVEHGFIAPSINIEKLDEQAEGMNIITEPTKRELTTVMSNSFGFGGTNATLVMRKFQK; encoded by the coding sequence ATGAAGCGTGCAGTAATTACTGGCTTGGGTATTGTCTCCAGCATTGGTAATAACCAGCAGGAAGTTCTGGCATCTTTGCAGGAAGGCCGCTCTGGCATTACTTTCGCTCAAGAATTTAAAGACGCAGGTATGCGCAGCCATGTATGGGGCGATGTAAAACTTGCTGCTGAGCCTAAAGATCTCATTGACCGCAAAGTGCTGCGTTTTATGAGCGACGCCTCAATTTATGCTTATCTTGCGATGCAAGAAGCTATTGCAGACTCTGGCCTGACTGATGAGCAGGTTTCTAATTTCCGTAGTGGTCTGGTGGTTGGTTCTGGTGGTGGTTCACCCCGTAACCAAGTGGCAGGCTCCGATGCAATGCGTACCCCACGAGGCCTGAAAGGTGTTGGCCCTTACATGGTGACCAAAGCCATGGCATCCGGTGTGTCCGCTTGCCTGGCAACGCCTTTTAAAATCAAAGGTGTTAACTACTCCATCAGTTCAGCTTGTGCAACATCCGCACACTGCATTGGCCATGCGTTGGAACTGATCCAACTGGGCAAACAGGACGTGGTCTTTGCTGGCGGCGGTGAAGAACTGTGCTGGGAAATGGCCTGTGAGTTTGACGCGATGGGTGCATTGTCGACTAAATACAATGAAACTCCGGCTAAAGCTTCGCGTACTTATGACCAAGACCGTGATGGTTTTGTCATTGCTGGCGGCGGCGGTATGGTTGTCGTGGAGGAGTTGGAGCATGCTCTGGCTCGCGGCGCACATATCTACGCGGAGATTGTTGGCTATGGTGCAACTTCAGATGGTGCCGATATGGTCGCGCCATCAGGCGAGGGTGCGATGCGTTGTATGAAGATGGCAATGGAAGGTGTTGATACGCCAATTGACTACATGAATGTACACGGCACTTCTACTCCTGTGGGTGATGTGAAAGAGCTGGGTGCGATCCGTGAAGTGTTTGGTAATAACACACCGGCTATCTCCTCTACCAAAGCGATGACCGGTCACTCTTTAGGGGCCGCTGGCGTGCACGAAGCTATCTTTAGCTTGCTGATGGTTGAGCACGGTTTTATCGCGCCAAGCATCAATATTGAAAAGCTGGATGAACAGGCTGAGGGGATGAATATCATCACTGAGCCAACCAAACGTGAACTGACTACTGTTATGTCTAACAGCTTCGGTTTCGGTGGCACTAACGCCACATTGGTGATGCGTAAATTCCAGAAATAA
- a CDS encoding sensor domain-containing diguanylate cyclase, translated as MNHNQSDQKFKIADLNERVVHEILEVISDGIWDWNANSGFVYRNTGWYEMLGYPAHAFENTVHTWEKIIHPDDFERVMFQFDAYINQQAEKYQIEYRCRTYDGDYIWIEDRGKVIERNSDGTVSRMIGAHRNIHDRKHRLEKLELKNKSLEALVEERTAELLESNFQLQQQLDIKKILSETDVLTSVANRYLLEKVLKHEYNRAKRFSQPLSLLSLDLDNFKSINDKYGHSAGDLTLTHIVDVIGNNIREVDVLGRWGGDEFMIVLPNTQLNEAKSIAEKIRHLIEIMPVDGNINVTMSLGVVELEQKESQEQLLIRADKMLYSSKAAGRNIISG; from the coding sequence ATGAACCATAATCAAAGTGATCAGAAGTTTAAGATTGCAGATTTAAATGAGCGCGTCGTTCATGAAATTCTTGAAGTTATAAGTGATGGTATCTGGGATTGGAACGCAAACAGTGGATTTGTTTACCGTAATACGGGCTGGTATGAAATGCTGGGATACCCAGCTCATGCTTTTGAGAATACAGTCCATACCTGGGAGAAAATCATCCATCCGGATGATTTTGAAAGGGTAATGTTTCAATTTGATGCTTATATTAATCAGCAGGCGGAAAAATATCAGATAGAATATCGCTGTCGAACTTATGATGGTGACTATATCTGGATTGAGGATCGCGGCAAGGTGATTGAACGTAACAGTGACGGTACTGTATCAAGGATGATTGGTGCGCACAGGAATATTCATGATAGAAAACATCGCCTCGAAAAATTGGAATTAAAGAATAAGTCATTGGAAGCATTAGTCGAAGAACGAACGGCCGAGCTTCTCGAAAGTAATTTTCAACTTCAACAGCAATTAGATATCAAAAAAATCCTTTCGGAGACAGATGTATTAACATCTGTTGCGAATCGCTATTTACTGGAGAAAGTACTAAAGCATGAATATAACCGTGCTAAGCGTTTCAGCCAGCCACTATCATTACTTTCTCTGGATTTAGATAATTTTAAGTCGATTAATGACAAATACGGCCATTCCGCCGGGGATTTAACCCTGACACATATTGTTGATGTTATTGGTAATAATATTAGAGAAGTTGATGTTTTAGGCCGTTGGGGAGGCGATGAATTTATGATTGTTTTACCTAACACCCAATTAAATGAGGCTAAAAGCATTGCGGAGAAAATCAGACACCTGATTGAGATAATGCCCGTAGATGGCAATATTAATGTGACAATGAGTTTAGGTGTGGTTGAGTTGGAACAAAAAGAATCCCAAGAACAGTTATTAATTCGTGCAGATAAAATGCTCTATAGCTCAAAAGCGGCGGGCAGGAATATTATCAGTGGTTGA
- a CDS encoding sulfite exporter TauE/SafE family protein, with product MDWFTLGPAILAILFLVALLAGFIDSIAGGGGLLTVPALLAVGLPPAQVLATNKLQSVGGSFSASLYFIRRGAVNLKEQRLTIALTVVGSMLGAILVQHMRADILRQILPLLVIGIGVYFLVTPKLGAVDQQRRLSALPFALIAGGGVGFYDGFFGPGAGSFYALAFVTLCGFNLAKSTAHAKVLNFTSNLGSLIFFIVGGKVVWSIGLVMLVGQVLGARLGAHMVLTKGQKLIRPMIVVVSFVMSCKLLYDSHGAEISSWLGLHVFA from the coding sequence ATGGACTGGTTTACCCTGGGCCCTGCAATTTTAGCAATATTGTTTTTAGTCGCTTTATTGGCCGGTTTCATTGATTCCATTGCGGGTGGCGGCGGGCTATTGACTGTCCCGGCACTGCTGGCTGTGGGATTGCCCCCAGCACAGGTTTTGGCGACCAATAAATTGCAATCGGTCGGCGGATCATTCTCCGCCAGCCTTTATTTTATTCGCCGTGGGGCGGTTAATCTAAAGGAGCAAAGACTCACTATCGCTTTAACCGTGGTGGGGTCGATGTTGGGCGCTATCTTGGTTCAGCATATGCGGGCAGATATTTTGCGGCAAATCCTGCCGTTGCTGGTGATTGGCATTGGCGTCTATTTTCTGGTGACCCCCAAACTTGGCGCAGTTGACCAACAGCGCCGTTTGTCTGCACTGCCATTTGCCTTGATAGCCGGTGGCGGTGTGGGTTTTTATGATGGTTTCTTTGGCCCCGGAGCCGGTTCTTTCTATGCGCTGGCTTTTGTGACTTTGTGTGGTTTTAATCTGGCGAAATCTACCGCTCATGCCAAAGTCCTCAATTTCACCTCCAATTTGGGTAGCCTGATTTTCTTTATTGTCGGCGGCAAGGTGGTGTGGAGCATCGGGTTGGTGATGCTGGTAGGGCAAGTTCTGGGGGCACGTCTGGGAGCCCATATGGTCTTAACCAAAGGGCAGAAATTGATTCGTCCAATGATTGTCGTGGTGTCATTCGTCATGAGCTGCAAACTGCTGTACGACAGCCACGGTGCTGAGATCTCTTCCTGGCTGGGATTACACGTTTTCGCCTAA